Below is a genomic region from Brevinematales bacterium.
CGACCGGCAAACCCAAGGGAGTTCTGCTCACCCACGCGAACTTCGCGTCTCAGGTCAACTCCCTCCAGCACGCTGTACCTCTCACATCGGAAGACAACCAGCTCAGCGTACTCCCGCTCCATCATACCTTCGAGTTCAGCGTCGAACTGGCGGTGATGTTCAAAGGGGGTACGGAAACCTACGCAGAATCGCTCAAACCGAATAAAATGCTCGCCAATGTCGCCGAAACAGGGGTTACCATCATGGTCGGCGTACCGCTGTTATTTGAAAAAATATACGAAGGGATAATGCGGAATATCCGCGCCCTGCCGTTCCCTACCCGTCAGATCGTGCTTCTCCTGTTCGGGATTGCGGGCGCTCTCACAAAGCCCACCGACGGAAAATCCGGAAAGAAACTGATGAAAATGATCCGTCAGAAAGCGCATCTCGATAAAGTAAAATTCATGATCTCCGGCGCCGCTCCTTTGAGCCAAAAGGTAGCGCAGGGATTCAAGATACTCGGGTTCACGCTGCTGAACGGGTACGGACTGACCGAATCCTCCCCGGTCGTATCGGTGAACCGTCTCGAGAAAAAAATCCGCAACGAGACGGTCGGTATCCCGATTAAGGATGTGGAAGTGATGATCAATTCGCCGGATGTCGAGGGACACGGCGAAGTACTGGTCAGAGGTCCGAATATCATGCAGGGGTACTACCGGAATAAAAAGGCCACCGATGAAGTGATCGATAAGGACGGATGGCTGCATACCGGGGATATCGGGAAACTGGATACGCTCAACGGCGATCAGTACCTGCATATCACCGGGAGAAGCAAGAGCATGATTGTCACCAAGGGCGGAAAGAATGTCTATCCCGAGGAGATCGAGGAACTGATCAATAACTGTCCGAGCGTGCTCGAATCGATCGTTATCGGAGTACCGGAGAGTCAGGACAGCAAAGGGGAAAGCATCTACGCGTATATCGTACCGAACTACGAATACTTTGATACTCTTGCGAAAACGCAGGGATTTAGGAATACGGAAGATAATATCGAGAAACATCTGGATAAGGAAGTGCGCGAGGTCAACCGGATGCTCAAGGATTACCAGAAGATTCAGGGCTTCCGTATCCGCCGCGAAGAGTTCCAGAAAACGTCGACCAAGAAGATCAAGCGTTACCTGTTCTCCGGCAAGGACTATATGAACCTTTAGGAATAAAGTTTGATATAAACTAACATTACGGCTATAATATATATTAAGATAGCACCGGAAATAGAGGGGAATCGGCTATTCTTATCCATGCAATAATTTCCTCATCTTCCGGCAGATTTTTAAGGAGCCCGAATGATTCCGCTGCCAGTGAAATTTTTCGGTTTGAAGGTAACCCCGATCGACCGCGATACGCTCCGGGAGCACCTGATTCAAACCCTGTTCGAGAAAGGAAAGTTCAGGGCCATCATCCTTGACGAGAAAAAGCTGTTCCACACCATTTTCGATAAACAATTCCGTGAAATCGTCAACAGCGCGGAAATCGTGCTATGCGCGTCTCAGACTGTGCGATGGGTCGCGAAGCTATTCACAAAAAAGAAAGTCCCGATAATACTGCCGGTTACCCTGATGCTCGACCTTCTCCGCGCGTCGGAGGAAATGAGCTATACGATATTCCTGTTCGGCGGCAACCGCCAGATCAGCAGTCTGACTCTGAACGTCATCAGGAAATCGTTCCCGCAGGTGCGGATAGTCGGTAATTACCCGTCGAATATCTCCGCGGAGGAGCTGGAAAATGTCCAGATCGCAATCCGTAAAAGCGCCCCGCAGATATTTTTCGCGGGCCTGAACGGCGGGATGAAGCAGGAGATATGGCTGACCGGACAGGAGCCGAACCTCACCAATTCGGTCATTGTCGGCGCCGACGACGCGTTCCGGGTGATCGCGGGACGTCAGCAGATGCCCCCGATCTGGGTACAGCAGAAAGAATGGACGGGGGTTTACCGGATCCTGAGAAACCCGTTTAACTTCGCGCGGATATTCAGGATATTCATCATCGTTATCGTCAGTCTCTACCGGAAAATCTTCCGCCGAGAAACCTGATGTCCCCCGAACCGGTCATACGGCATATCTACCTCGACGGCCGCGAACTGGTGATACTCGACCAACGCGCGTTACCGTCGGCGGAACGCCTCCTGCGCCTGAAGAACGCGGAGGAGATATACGACGCGATTAAGACTCTCGCGGTACGCGGAGCCCCGGCGATCGGGATCGCGGCGGCATACGGAGTTTACGTCCATCTCGCGAATCAGGATTCGTTTACTATAGACGGTGCGCTGGCGGCAGTGAACCTGCTCAAGTCCGCGCGACCCACGGCATACAATTTATTTTATACGCTCGGGCGGCAGGAAAAAATCATCCGCTCGGGCATAGACTCCCGGGCGATGCTCGACAGGCTTCGGGACGAGGCTCTGCGGATACACCGTGAAGACCTCGAACAAAGCGCGAGGATCGCGGAGTACGGCGCGGGGCTGATTCATGACGGGGACGGGATTATCGGCCATTGCAACGCCGGGGGATTGGCTACCGGCGGTAACGGCACGTCTCTCGCGCTGATTTACGGAGCGCACCGCGCGGGGAAACATATCAGGGTCTATGTCGACGAGACCCGTCCGCTGCTTCAGGGCGCGCGTCTGACGGCATGGGAACTCGAACGGGCGGGGGTGCCCTACGAGATTATCACCGACAGTATGGCGGGCGCGGTGATGCAAAGCGGCATGGCGAATATCGTGCTGGTCGGCGCAGACCGTATCGCGATGAACGGGGATTTCGCGAACAAGATCGGGACATACAGTCTCGCGGTGCTGGCGAAGTATCACGGGATCGGCTTCTATACGGCCGCCCCGGTTTCCACGTTCGACCCGGATACGACGGACGGGAAATCGATACCGATAGAACAGCGCGACCCTATCGAGGTGCTCGAGTTCGCGGGAGTACGTACCGCCCCGAAGGGCGCGAATGCGTATAATCCGGCGTTCGACGTCACCCCGTCGGAACTGTTAAGCGGGATTGTCTGCGACAGGGGATTAATTACCCCGCCGTTCGCGGAGAATATTATAAAAATGAGAGATCAGGAGCTGGAATGAGTATCTTCGGCGGAAAAAAACGGCTGAATCTGGGAATAATTATCGGGAATACCTACGGGGGATTCCTCTCGTTCGACGAATATGTCAATCACTTCCTCCTCCCGTTCTCGCCGCGATTCCGCACCATCGACTTCGCGATCTCGACCCTGAACTCGGTAGGCGTGAAGGATTTCCTCGTCTTCGCGGACAAGGATAAAGAAATCATCGCGCGTTATCTGATGAATAGCTGGCCGTTCCTGGACTTCTACGTATTCGATAAAATCGACCTCAAGAGCGAGTTCATGGAATTCTTCGAGGAATACTCCAAGCAGAACCAGATCAGTATGGTCGGGGTGACGCACGGGGGCTTCCCGGTATGGTTCAATCTCCAGCACTACCACCAGCAGTATTCGAAGCATAAATATTCGGTCATGCGATGGGGCGAAGGGAAAAATGCCGCGTATCCGCTCATCATTCTCGAAAAGGGACAGTTTGTTAAGAAGATGAGTTCGATCATCGAGAAAAACGATATGCTGATCAATGTCGAAAAAATGCGCGACGAGGTCGACCCGGAGATGGAGGTGATCGATATTGCCGACGGGTATGTTATCCCGATAAAAAATATCTCTGAGTTCTATAAGCTCCATATCAATATGATCGACCAATATCTCGAATATGACCAGTTTAACGCGTATGTCCCGATTCGCGGCGACAAGGCGCGTCTGGTTCCGGCGACAATCGCGCGCGGGGCGCATTTTATGCACTCCATCGTCGGTGAAAATTCCGACGTATCCGGCAAGATTCAGGATTCGGTGATTTTCTCCAACGTCCGTGTCGCCCCCACCGCGGTCATTAAAAATTCCATCATTATGCCCGGTAACCATATCGGGGCGGGCGCGGTCATCCAGAACACGATCGTCGACGAATTCTCCGGGGATAACTCGATCCCCAATATCGAGCGGAATGTCGTGATCGGCAACCCCAAACCGTCGCAGAAGAACGAGACCTACCCCGGCATCCTCAACTTCGGGGTGACGCTGATCGGCAAGGATGTGGTGATCCCCGCGCGTACCGAGATCGGCGGAAACTGCTATATCGAGAGCTTTGTGAAGCCCGGTAAGATCGCCGCTGTCAGGAGTCTGTCCGACGGGAAATCGATCCTTCAGGACGAGGAAATTCCACCCGCTGAGTAGATGCAATACACACTTCGACAAGCTTCGGCTTCGCTCAGCACAAGGCTTAGGGTGACAAACTTCGGCTCGCTTCGGCTTCGCTCAGCGAAAGGCTCGGTGTGACGTGATTCACTACGCTTCGGCTTCGCTCAGCGTCCGGCTCATCATACCACTCTCTCGCATCACGGGCTAAATATAAATAATATCGCATAGTTCTATTTCGGGGTAAGTGTACGCACTACACGCAGGTCACATGTCACGTCTTTTCCGGCTCGCCACTTCATCACGGGCTATCTCTTTATCATGGTATTTAGTCTGACATCGGGGTTAGCCTGCGTAGCAGGCGCAGTACACGAAGTACTATTTTCATACCTCAATCACTTGATACCGCGCGTTTTTTGCGTTATGATATTCTAGCAAGAAATCGGAGGATAAAATGAAACGTATTCTGATAGCGGTGCTATTCGTCGCCGCGATAACGGGGGTTTCGTCCGGGAAGGACGTCGTATCGGTCATGTATTTCGATAACACCACGGGAAATAAAAACTTCGAATGGCTCCGCAAGGCTATCGCGGATATGCTGATTACCGATATTTCCGAATCGTCGGAAATCGAGGTAGTCGAACGCGAGAACCTCCAGAAAATAATCGAGGAACAGAAGCTGTCGCTCGCGGGGCTTGTCGACGAGGATCAGGCGATCAAGATCGGCCAGATGCTGAACGCGAAAAAGATGATCTACGGCGCGTTCGTGATCAGCGGGAACGACGTGCGTATAGACGGGAAAATCACCGACACCGAGAGCGGAAAAATTCTCGCGACCTTCTCGTCGAAGGGGATAGTGAAAAATATCCTGAACCTTCAGAACGATCTTGCCGGTAAGGCGTTGACAGCGATGGGGATAAAAAAGCCCCAGATACTTGCGACGCCGCAGGCATTCGCGTTCGAGGCAGTAAAAACGTACTATGAGGGACTCGACCTTCTCGACAAAGGGGTCGCGGACGAGGCGCTCAAGAAGTTCCAGGAAGCCAGCGCCTACGACCCGACCTATCTGAAACCCTACGCGGGCATCGAGGAATCGTATAAATTCCTGAAAGACTTCAAGATGATGCGCTACCAGAAAGAGATCAACGATTTATACTATAAAATTCACCAGATGGAAGTACGCCTGAACGATCCCAAATGGATGACGTTCGGCGACCTGATATCGACCCCGGAGTACGCGCAGTTGAGTAAGCAGGACTCCGACGCGGCGTTCAAGAAATTCTACGCTTATTATCAGGGCGACACTCCGGCAATACTAACATGGAACCTCCAGAACGCGGTGATGGAGCTCGGCGGGATGTATGAGGAATATTTCGGCGATACCAATAAAGAAGCCTCGCTCTACCAGGAGGTTATCAATATCGCGGATAAATCCGCCCCCAAGTTCAAGAAGGATAAATTCCTGCCGGAAATCATCTACCAGAAACTTCTCGCCCTCGTGTACCTCGAAAAATGGACGGAAGCCAAGACGGTCTGCGAGGACCTGATGGTGAATTTTTCGGATTACCGGATGATGTGGGCGGTGGAGGATATGTATGAACGGGCGCTGGAGCATCTCAAGGGGAAATAAGCGGCTGAGCGGCATTTGACATTGATATGATATAGAACTCCCATAAAATAAGGGGGGGCTCGCGATGAGTCCCCCCTGCGTATATAAAGGCAGATTTCGTTCGGCTAAACGCCCTGTTTTTCCGTCCGGTCTAAAAAGTCGTATATCATCTTCCCCAGCCCCAATCCCCCGTTATAGGCGGATTGACGGGAGTACTCGGTATAAAGCATATCTTCAAAGATATCCTGCTTGAGCCCTCCGTTGAGCCATTCGTCCTTGGGAACCGTGTTTCGCATCGCCTTATACATTTCCTGTATCAACAGCGACGCAAATTCGTCGGAGACATCTTTAAGCTGTTTATCTTCCATCGCTCCGAAATTCTTCTGGTTCATCGCGGTCGCCTTGG
It encodes:
- a CDS encoding AMP-binding protein produces the protein MEIKTFQEYVNYIGIYGSKTVSQMKGADDQYKKYSYDELKRNAKLVSVYLERVKHIGKGGFASIYSENRPEWMMAYFGIVYNGVWAVPLDARLTDREVKNLVLDCGVRVMFLSKSCYENLIAEPELISHIQEFIIFDPNEEMLKNKKIKSFESIMEEGRKYELKDHPVKPQDVASLIYTSGTTGKPKGVLLTHANFASQVNSLQHAVPLTSEDNQLSVLPLHHTFEFSVELAVMFKGGTETYAESLKPNKMLANVAETGVTIMVGVPLLFEKIYEGIMRNIRALPFPTRQIVLLLFGIAGALTKPTDGKSGKKLMKMIRQKAHLDKVKFMISGAAPLSQKVAQGFKILGFTLLNGYGLTESSPVVSVNRLEKKIRNETVGIPIKDVEVMINSPDVEGHGEVLVRGPNIMQGYYRNKKATDEVIDKDGWLHTGDIGKLDTLNGDQYLHITGRSKSMIVTKGGKNVYPEEIEELINNCPSVLESIVIGVPESQDSKGESIYAYIVPNYEYFDTLAKTQGFRNTEDNIEKHLDKEVREVNRMLKDYQKIQGFRIRREEFQKTSTKKIKRYLFSGKDYMNL
- a CDS encoding WecB/TagA/CpsF family glycosyltransferase; this encodes MIPLPVKFFGLKVTPIDRDTLREHLIQTLFEKGKFRAIILDEKKLFHTIFDKQFREIVNSAEIVLCASQTVRWVAKLFTKKKVPIILPVTLMLDLLRASEEMSYTIFLFGGNRQISSLTLNVIRKSFPQVRIVGNYPSNISAEELENVQIAIRKSAPQIFFAGLNGGMKQEIWLTGQEPNLTNSVIVGADDAFRVIAGRQQMPPIWVQQKEWTGVYRILRNPFNFARIFRIFIIVIVSLYRKIFRRET
- the mtnA gene encoding S-methyl-5-thioribose-1-phosphate isomerase encodes the protein MSPEPVIRHIYLDGRELVILDQRALPSAERLLRLKNAEEIYDAIKTLAVRGAPAIGIAAAYGVYVHLANQDSFTIDGALAAVNLLKSARPTAYNLFYTLGRQEKIIRSGIDSRAMLDRLRDEALRIHREDLEQSARIAEYGAGLIHDGDGIIGHCNAGGLATGGNGTSLALIYGAHRAGKHIRVYVDETRPLLQGARLTAWELERAGVPYEIITDSMAGAVMQSGMANIVLVGADRIAMNGDFANKIGTYSLAVLAKYHGIGFYTAAPVSTFDPDTTDGKSIPIEQRDPIEVLEFAGVRTAPKGANAYNPAFDVTPSELLSGIVCDRGLITPPFAENIIKMRDQELE